The following proteins are co-located in the Diaphorobacter sp. HDW4B genome:
- a CDS encoding alpha-2-macroglobulin, translating to MLRLANQKLAAASHVLVKFLCLLWRPLAALLRGLVGTWQPPGWMQWLLQTARRALCWLQQRLMLVVLLIALAVGAWFASPAVLKWWHGLTPEQVEPTRISATITPPQRTRIEDNAAPNPLLVEFSGDAAPIHLSAGVEATGVSLEPALAGKWTWQESRKLQFTPKEDWPIGQSYNVKLADNALAQHVLLNDASKKLVFGSPAFLQTLQSAEFYQDPTQANVRRAIFMVNFSHPVYAAEFEKRIAISYDKPCETSMFGGSQCAPLKHTVSYDKWQLTATIQSEALPIPEKSRAVVLQIAKGTTAKRGSPGVASDLARSVSIPGLYSLAISDIASVVVNGDNGEPGHVLNVAASMPVREREMAQVVQAWLLPPKHKNEDGELVDKLDWTKVQPASINDAILKSASKMALDTIPGEQDASEVVSFKMPQAQGGRYLLVRVAKGLKSPGGYQLGEARQMVLKLSPFAPQLSIVSQGSLMALSGEKKLPVLIRDLPGVRVELNRLLPKQLQHLVSQSSGDFSKPTMNYGMTFEDISDRFEKKIPLNLKPGKAHYETVDFSGYLAKDKTDRRGVFLLTVQGFDPNAKQKKNRNEDEEANAQEEEESSGDEENAEASEDERKVSDYQEQRLVLVTDLGLVMKKSINGTRDVFVQSIATGQPVGGAQVEIWGRNGTAVATQTTDATGRASLPSLAAFEREKQPIVLVVRKEGDMSFLPLNRNDRTLDVSRFDVGGVYAQGVPNQMQGFVFSDRGMYRPGDTMHIGIIVKAGNWNTSLRDLPVEVEITDARGLSIKREKLKLGAGGATELSHTTQDSSPTGNYTVNLYLPRRTNAGSPEANGLLIGSTTVKVQEFLPDRTKVRLTLSQQANEGWVRPQDMKANVDVQNLFGTPAQDRKVEGTLTLTPAFPAFRSLPNFSFYDPQKEGQKQVDDLGSVQTSTEGLAQFDLRLSRFEAATYQVHVLTKAFEPEGGRSVAAEAQTLVSDLPYLVGVKVDGDTRYVAKNATRNASIIAIDPQVKKIAVQNLKLQRIERKVVSVLIKQDNGVYRYESRNKESVLDEKPFAMAATGNTLVLDTATPGDFAYVLRDEKNLQLNRIDYSVAGNANVTRSLDRNAELQLTLDRKDYEPGQEISVSIRAPYVGAGLITIERDKVYAHTWFKTDKTASVQKITVPKDFEGTGYITVHFVRDPSSDEVYMSPLSYGVAPFATTLAKRTANITLTSSELIKPGHTVKMTLASDQPTRAVVFAVDEGILQVARYKTPAPLKFFFQKRALEVNTLQTLDMILPEFRKLMLAAAPGGDGADELGKHLNPFKRKRDKPVAYWSGFVDVSGSREFTYTVPESFNGSLRVMAVAVNDQATAAKTTTTVVRGDMVILPNAPLAMAPGDTVEVGVGLANNIEGSGKNVPIALTLNASGGLEVVGGATQTLSINERGEASTKFKLRAKSGADAVLGSSPLTFSATHKNFSAQLKEEVSVRPASPYVSLVQAGSFQRSGEIKSQGDFHPNFRRSDVAVSSAPWSFATGLMQYLEAYPYGCTEQITSQTYPAVLLSTRPELLKEMARGRTAEQGPLPDARKVLERYIVQLRARQTGEGGFSAWPGDPTPDTFATLYAVQLLLEAKEHKLPVPQDLLKQANAYLQGQLGNADGGADHWRIHTQALYLLTRQGIVAPAALANLREAWRNGQARGLNTDLGAAYLAASYQLVKQDKVAAELLEPVWKDLLNRTAKKQRRTTWGAYYDPLVHDSMLLYVAARHFPDRLKTLPPTVWNGVAGMVQDGWYNSLSSATMMLAVDAYFSAVNQNTEGRVNVQAINAQSQAAALALGSINPVARAQVPVGTTKLKLANDSDFNLFYSWAEQGFERNVPDKALNKGMEIFHEVIDASGKPVTQVKIGDEVSVRVRVRSTERDKLGNLALVDMLPGGLEPVLQPVSSNDSNGEEGGNEESQEPIWKQRLGIKGSWNIEYADIREDRVVFYGGVGKDMVELTYKARATNVGDFVVPPAYGEDMYDRRVFSRSASARLQVVPK from the coding sequence ATGCTGCGGCTTGCCAATCAGAAACTGGCGGCAGCCAGCCACGTGCTGGTGAAGTTCTTGTGCTTGTTGTGGAGACCGCTTGCCGCCTTGCTGCGCGGGCTGGTCGGCACATGGCAACCACCGGGTTGGATGCAATGGCTGCTGCAGACCGCGCGCCGCGCGCTGTGCTGGCTGCAGCAGCGGCTGATGCTGGTGGTGCTGCTGATCGCGCTGGCTGTGGGTGCGTGGTTTGCCAGCCCCGCCGTCCTCAAATGGTGGCACGGGCTCACGCCGGAGCAGGTCGAGCCCACGCGCATTTCCGCCACCATCACGCCGCCGCAGCGCACGCGCATTGAAGACAACGCAGCGCCCAACCCGCTGCTGGTCGAATTCTCGGGCGATGCCGCGCCGATTCATCTGAGTGCTGGCGTCGAAGCCACGGGCGTGAGTCTGGAGCCCGCCCTCGCAGGCAAATGGACCTGGCAGGAATCGCGCAAGCTGCAATTCACGCCCAAGGAAGACTGGCCCATCGGCCAGAGCTACAACGTCAAACTGGCCGACAACGCACTCGCCCAGCATGTGCTGCTGAACGATGCGAGCAAGAAGCTGGTCTTCGGCTCACCCGCTTTCCTGCAGACCCTGCAAAGCGCCGAGTTCTACCAGGACCCCACGCAAGCCAATGTGCGTCGTGCGATCTTCATGGTGAATTTTTCGCACCCGGTGTACGCGGCAGAGTTCGAAAAGCGCATCGCCATCAGCTACGACAAGCCCTGCGAAACTTCGATGTTCGGCGGCAGCCAATGCGCGCCGCTCAAGCACACGGTGAGCTACGACAAATGGCAGCTCACGGCCACCATCCAGTCCGAGGCACTGCCGATTCCCGAGAAGAGCCGCGCCGTCGTCCTCCAGATCGCCAAGGGCACAACGGCCAAGCGCGGCAGCCCCGGCGTGGCCAGCGATCTGGCGCGCAGCGTGAGCATTCCCGGTCTCTACAGTCTGGCGATCAGCGACATCGCCAGCGTGGTCGTCAACGGTGACAACGGCGAGCCCGGCCATGTGCTCAACGTGGCGGCGTCCATGCCGGTGCGCGAGCGCGAAATGGCGCAGGTCGTGCAGGCCTGGCTGCTGCCGCCAAAGCACAAGAACGAAGACGGCGAACTGGTGGACAAGCTCGACTGGACAAAGGTGCAGCCCGCGTCCATCAACGACGCGATTCTCAAGAGCGCCAGCAAGATGGCGCTCGACACGATTCCCGGCGAGCAGGATGCGTCCGAGGTGGTGAGCTTCAAGATGCCGCAGGCGCAAGGCGGGCGCTACCTGCTCGTGCGCGTGGCCAAGGGCTTGAAGTCGCCCGGCGGTTACCAGCTTGGCGAAGCGCGGCAGATGGTGCTCAAGCTCAGTCCGTTCGCGCCGCAACTCAGCATCGTGAGCCAGGGCTCGCTGATGGCCTTGTCGGGCGAGAAGAAACTCCCCGTGCTGATCCGCGACTTGCCCGGCGTGCGCGTGGAATTGAACCGCCTGCTGCCCAAGCAATTGCAGCATCTGGTGAGCCAGAGCAGCGGCGATTTCAGCAAACCGACCATGAACTACGGCATGACGTTCGAGGACATCTCGGACCGCTTCGAGAAGAAGATTCCGCTGAACCTGAAACCCGGCAAGGCGCATTACGAAACCGTGGATTTCAGCGGCTACCTCGCCAAGGACAAGACCGACCGACGCGGCGTTTTTCTGCTCACCGTGCAGGGCTTCGACCCGAACGCCAAGCAGAAGAAAAATCGCAACGAAGACGAAGAGGCCAATGCGCAGGAAGAAGAGGAATCGTCGGGCGATGAAGAGAACGCCGAAGCCTCGGAAGACGAGCGCAAGGTGAGCGACTACCAGGAGCAGCGTCTCGTGCTGGTGACCGACCTGGGCCTGGTGATGAAGAAGTCCATCAACGGCACGCGCGATGTGTTCGTGCAGAGCATTGCCACCGGCCAGCCAGTGGGCGGTGCGCAGGTGGAAATCTGGGGACGCAACGGAACGGCGGTCGCCACGCAGACCACCGACGCCACGGGCCGCGCCAGCCTGCCGAGCCTGGCCGCATTCGAGCGCGAGAAGCAGCCCATCGTGCTCGTGGTGCGCAAGGAAGGCGACATGAGCTTTCTGCCGCTCAACCGCAACGACCGCACGCTCGACGTGTCGCGCTTCGACGTGGGCGGCGTGTATGCGCAGGGCGTGCCCAACCAGATGCAGGGCTTTGTGTTCAGCGACCGCGGCATGTACCGGCCCGGCGACACGATGCACATCGGCATCATCGTGAAGGCGGGCAACTGGAACACCTCGCTGCGCGATCTGCCGGTCGAAGTGGAGATCACCGACGCGCGCGGCCTGAGCATCAAGCGCGAGAAGCTCAAGCTCGGCGCGGGAGGCGCGACCGAGCTCAGCCACACCACGCAGGACAGCTCGCCCACCGGCAACTACACGGTCAACCTGTACCTGCCGCGCCGCACGAATGCGGGCTCGCCCGAAGCCAATGGTCTGCTGATCGGCAGCACCACGGTGAAGGTGCAGGAGTTTCTGCCCGACCGCACCAAGGTGCGTTTGACGCTCAGCCAACAAGCCAACGAAGGCTGGGTGCGCCCGCAGGATATGAAGGCCAATGTCGATGTGCAGAACCTGTTCGGCACGCCCGCGCAGGACCGCAAGGTGGAAGGCACGCTGACACTCACGCCCGCGTTTCCGGCCTTCCGTTCGCTGCCCAATTTCAGCTTCTACGATCCGCAGAAGGAAGGCCAGAAGCAGGTCGATGATCTGGGATCGGTGCAGACCAGCACCGAAGGCCTGGCGCAGTTCGATCTGCGGCTCTCGCGCTTCGAGGCCGCCACCTATCAGGTGCATGTGCTCACCAAGGCCTTCGAGCCCGAAGGCGGTCGCAGCGTGGCGGCCGAGGCGCAGACGCTGGTGAGCGATCTGCCCTACCTCGTCGGCGTGAAGGTCGATGGCGACACGCGCTACGTGGCGAAGAACGCCACGCGCAACGCGAGCATCATCGCCATCGATCCGCAGGTGAAAAAGATCGCCGTGCAGAACCTCAAGCTGCAGCGCATCGAGCGCAAGGTGGTCTCGGTGCTGATCAAGCAGGACAACGGCGTGTACCGCTACGAGTCGCGCAACAAGGAAAGCGTGCTCGACGAAAAGCCGTTCGCGATGGCCGCAACGGGCAACACGCTGGTGCTCGACACCGCCACGCCCGGCGACTTCGCCTACGTGCTGCGCGATGAAAAGAACCTGCAGCTCAACCGCATCGACTACAGCGTGGCGGGCAATGCCAACGTGACGCGCTCGCTCGACCGCAATGCCGAACTGCAGCTCACGCTCGACAGGAAGGACTACGAACCGGGACAGGAAATCTCGGTGAGCATTCGCGCGCCTTATGTCGGTGCGGGCCTGATCACCATCGAGCGCGACAAGGTCTACGCGCACACCTGGTTCAAGACCGACAAGACCGCATCGGTGCAGAAGATCACCGTGCCCAAGGACTTCGAGGGCACGGGCTACATCACCGTGCATTTCGTGCGCGATCCGTCGTCGGACGAGGTCTACATGAGCCCGCTGTCGTATGGCGTCGCGCCATTCGCCACGACGCTTGCCAAGCGCACGGCCAACATCACGCTGACCAGCAGCGAACTCATCAAGCCCGGCCATACCGTGAAGATGACGCTTGCCAGCGACCAGCCCACGCGCGCCGTGGTGTTTGCGGTGGACGAAGGCATTCTGCAGGTGGCGCGCTACAAGACGCCTGCGCCACTCAAGTTCTTCTTCCAGAAACGCGCGTTGGAAGTGAACACGCTGCAGACGCTGGACATGATCCTGCCCGAGTTCAGAAAGCTCATGCTTGCCGCAGCACCCGGCGGTGACGGCGCAGATGAACTCGGCAAGCACCTGAATCCGTTCAAGCGCAAGCGCGACAAGCCGGTGGCTTACTGGTCGGGCTTCGTCGATGTGAGCGGCAGCCGCGAGTTCACCTACACCGTGCCCGAGAGCTTCAACGGCAGCCTGCGCGTGATGGCCGTGGCGGTGAACGACCAGGCCACCGCCGCCAAGACCACCACCACCGTCGTGCGCGGCGACATGGTGATCCTGCCGAACGCGCCACTCGCCATGGCACCCGGCGACACGGTGGAAGTGGGCGTGGGTCTGGCCAACAACATCGAAGGTTCGGGCAAGAACGTGCCAATCGCGCTCACGCTGAATGCGTCCGGCGGACTCGAAGTGGTGGGTGGTGCGACGCAAACGCTCAGCATCAACGAGCGCGGCGAAGCCAGCACCAAGTTCAAGCTGCGCGCCAAGTCGGGGGCCGATGCGGTGCTCGGTTCGTCGCCGCTCACGTTCAGCGCAACGCACAAGAACTTCAGCGCGCAGCTCAAGGAAGAAGTGAGCGTACGGCCCGCGTCGCCCTATGTGTCGCTGGTGCAGGCGGGCAGTTTCCAGCGCTCGGGCGAGATCAAAAGCCAGGGCGATTTCCATCCCAACTTCCGCCGCAGCGACGTGGCCGTGTCGTCCGCTCCATGGTCGTTCGCGACCGGGCTGATGCAGTATCTCGAAGCCTATCCCTACGGCTGCACCGAGCAGATCACGAGCCAGACCTATCCAGCCGTGCTGCTGTCCACGCGACCCGAACTGCTCAAGGAAATGGCGCGCGGCCGAACTGCAGAGCAAGGCCCGCTGCCCGATGCGCGCAAGGTGCTGGAGCGCTACATCGTGCAGCTGCGCGCGCGCCAGACCGGCGAAGGCGGTTTCTCGGCATGGCCGGGCGATCCGACGCCCGACACCTTCGCCACGCTGTACGCAGTGCAGTTGCTGCTCGAAGCCAAGGAGCACAAACTGCCCGTTCCGCAAGACCTGCTCAAGCAGGCCAATGCCTATCTGCAAGGCCAGCTTGGCAACGCGGATGGCGGCGCGGACCACTGGCGCATCCATACACAGGCGCTGTATCTGCTCACGCGTCAGGGCATCGTTGCGCCTGCAGCGCTCGCCAATCTGCGCGAGGCGTGGCGCAACGGTCAAGCCAGGGGTTTGAACACCGATCTGGGTGCCGCCTATCTGGCCGCGAGCTACCAATTGGTCAAGCAGGACAAGGTGGCCGCCGAGCTGCTGGAGCCGGTATGGAAAGACCTGCTGAACCGCACCGCGAAGAAGCAGCGCCGCACGACCTGGGGCGCGTATTACGACCCGCTGGTGCACGACAGCATGCTGCTCTACGTGGCCGCGCGGCACTTCCCCGATCGGCTGAAAACGCTGCCGCCCACGGTGTGGAATGGCGTGGCCGGCATGGTGCAGGACGGCTGGTACAACAGCCTGTCATCCGCCACGATGATGCTGGCGGTGGATGCGTATTTCAGCGCCGTGAACCAGAACACCGAAGGCCGCGTGAACGTGCAAGCCATCAACGCGCAAAGTCAGGCGGCAGCGCTCGCGCTGGGCAGCATCAACCCGGTGGCGCGTGCGCAGGTGCCGGTCGGCACGACCAAGTTGAAGCTCGCCAACGACAGCGATTTCAACCTGTTCTACAGCTGGGCCGAACAGGGCTTCGAGCGCAACGTGCCCGACAAGGCGTTGAACAAGGGCATGGAAATTTTCCATGAGGTCATCGACGCCAGCGGCAAGCCCGTGACGCAAGTGAAGATCGGCGACGAGGTGAGCGTGCGCGTTCGCGTGCGCAGCACCGAGCGCGACAAGCTGGGCAACCTCGCGCTGGTCGACATGCTGCCCGGCGGTCTCGAACCCGTGCTGCAGCCGGTGAGCAGCAACGACAGCAATGGCGAAGAAGGCGGCAACGAGGAATCGCAGGAGCCGATCTGGAAGCAGCGCCTTGGCATCAAGGGCTCGTGGAACATCGAATACGCCGACATCCGCGAAGACCGCGTCGTGTTCTACGGCGGCGTGGGCAAGGACATGGTGGAGCTGACCTACAAGGCCCGCGCCACCAACGTGGGCGACTTCGTCGTGCCGCCCGCCTACGGCGAAGACATGTACGACCGCCGCGTGTTCTCGCGCTCGGCAAGTGCGCGTCTGCAGGTGGTGCCGAAGTGA
- the phnE gene encoding phosphonate ABC transporter, permease protein PhnE — MSEAATLNNTTTPMKWERYSFGQRLLRYLLWIFCIWAIVQSVRYIEVIPEFLYDAPEQMGDMLGRMWPVDWAYFQPDVLQGLMETLHMATLGTVLSLFIAMPLGVLVAPNITKSKTLNFIARVVLVASRSVNSLVWAMLFVAIVGPGPLAGMFAIALRSVGFVGKLIGEALEQTPKGSIEALQAAGASKFAQLWYGYWPQIKPAFWSVALLRWDINVRESGVLGLVGAGGIGVVLNTCIDLFQWDRVALVLFTVLVVVAVAEIVVLQIRKRVL, encoded by the coding sequence ATGTCTGAAGCCGCAACACTCAACAACACCACCACGCCCATGAAATGGGAACGCTACAGCTTCGGTCAGCGCCTGCTGCGCTATCTGCTGTGGATCTTCTGCATCTGGGCCATCGTGCAATCGGTGCGCTACATCGAGGTCATCCCCGAGTTCCTGTACGACGCGCCGGAACAGATGGGCGACATGCTGGGTCGCATGTGGCCGGTGGACTGGGCCTACTTCCAGCCCGACGTGCTGCAGGGCCTGATGGAGACGCTGCACATGGCGACGCTCGGCACCGTGCTGTCGCTGTTCATCGCCATGCCGCTGGGCGTGCTGGTCGCGCCCAACATCACCAAGAGCAAGACGCTGAACTTCATCGCGCGCGTGGTCCTCGTGGCCAGCCGTTCGGTGAACTCGCTGGTCTGGGCGATGCTGTTCGTCGCCATCGTCGGGCCGGGGCCGCTCGCGGGCATGTTCGCGATTGCGCTGCGCTCGGTGGGTTTTGTCGGCAAGCTGATCGGCGAGGCGCTGGAGCAAACGCCCAAGGGCTCCATCGAAGCGCTGCAGGCAGCGGGCGCGAGCAAGTTCGCGCAGCTCTGGTATGGCTACTGGCCGCAGATCAAACCAGCCTTCTGGTCGGTGGCGCTGCTGCGCTGGGACATCAACGTGCGCGAATCCGGCGTGCTTGGCCTTGTGGGCGCGGGCGGCATCGGCGTGGTGCTCAACACCTGCATCGACCTGTTCCAGTGGGACCGAGTGGCGCTGGTGCTGTTCACCGTTCTCGTCGTCGTTGCCGTGGCTGAAATCGTGGTGCTGCAGATCCGCAAACGCGTGCTGTAA
- the phnE gene encoding phosphonate ABC transporter, permease protein PhnE: protein MAGVNPTLSSAAPRKPFSMGWQQKTALLALLAYCIFALSTMGVNSERLANGWSAAAKFLGMMFPPQMGKMDELWQGLKETMQIAVLATAIGILLSLPVGLMSASNMSPAPLRAFGRGLIAVCRALHPVISAILFVKAVGFGPLAGILALVVATVGFVGKLFADAIEEISPKPIEAIRATGASFMNVVLFGVLPQVISRFVGFATYQLDSNLRNSTMVGIVGAGGIGGVLFAAFLRYEYNFVCTILAAVIAIIVVGELVVNAVRKALHV, encoded by the coding sequence ATGGCTGGAGTGAACCCCACCCTTTCGTCGGCAGCGCCGCGCAAGCCCTTCAGCATGGGCTGGCAGCAGAAGACCGCCCTGCTCGCGCTGCTGGCCTATTGCATCTTTGCGCTGTCCACCATGGGCGTGAACAGCGAACGTCTGGCCAACGGCTGGTCAGCTGCAGCCAAGTTTCTCGGCATGATGTTTCCGCCGCAGATGGGCAAGATGGACGAGCTCTGGCAAGGCCTCAAGGAGACCATGCAGATCGCGGTGCTGGCCACGGCCATCGGCATTTTGCTGAGCCTGCCGGTCGGCCTGATGTCGGCCTCCAACATGTCGCCCGCGCCGCTGCGTGCCTTCGGTCGCGGCCTGATCGCCGTGTGCCGCGCGCTGCATCCAGTGATCAGCGCGATCCTGTTCGTCAAGGCCGTGGGCTTTGGTCCGCTCGCCGGAATTCTGGCGCTCGTCGTCGCCACCGTGGGCTTTGTCGGCAAGCTGTTTGCCGATGCCATCGAAGAGATCTCGCCCAAGCCCATCGAGGCCATTCGCGCGACCGGCGCATCGTTCATGAACGTCGTGCTGTTCGGCGTGCTGCCGCAGGTGATCAGCCGCTTCGTGGGCTTTGCCACCTACCAGCTCGACTCCAATCTGCGCAACTCCACCATGGTCGGCATCGTCGGCGCGGGTGGCATCGGCGGCGTGCTGTTCGCGGCCTTCCTGCGCTATGAATACAACTTCGTCTGCACGATTCTCGCTGCGGTGATCGCGATCATCGTGGTCGGCGAACTCGTCGTGAACGCCGTGCGAAAGGCGCTCCATGTCTGA
- the phnC gene encoding phosphonate ABC transporter ATP-binding protein, with the protein MSQQATSSAIEIKNLVKEYRAGQPILKGINLTLPASGLTCVIGPSGTGKSTMLRCINRLVDPTSGEIWVNIEGKRTDMAQLSGSELRRARRHIGMVFQEYNLVDRLSVMENVLTGRLGYISAWRAWRRKFDAEDLAHAQQLLNEVGLGEFASRRADALSGGQRQRVGIARALAQQPAVLLADEPTSSLDPKTSIEIIQLLREQGIQRKIPVMVNIHDVELARSFADRIIGMTGGHVVYDGAPEGLSEDHLTQIYGGKAWLE; encoded by the coding sequence ATGAGCCAACAAGCAACATCGAGCGCCATCGAAATCAAAAATCTGGTGAAGGAATACCGCGCGGGCCAGCCTATTTTGAAAGGCATCAACCTGACGCTCCCCGCCTCCGGCCTCACCTGCGTGATCGGCCCGTCGGGCACCGGCAAATCCACCATGCTCCGCTGCATCAACCGCCTGGTCGATCCCACCTCGGGCGAAATCTGGGTGAACATCGAAGGCAAGCGCACCGACATGGCCCAGCTTTCGGGCAGCGAGCTGCGCCGCGCGCGCCGCCACATCGGCATGGTGTTCCAGGAATACAACCTTGTGGACCGTCTGAGCGTGATGGAAAACGTGCTCACCGGACGCCTCGGCTACATCTCGGCCTGGCGCGCATGGCGTCGCAAATTCGATGCTGAAGACCTCGCGCATGCGCAGCAACTGCTCAATGAAGTGGGCCTGGGCGAATTCGCCTCGCGCCGCGCCGATGCCCTGAGCGGCGGCCAGCGCCAACGCGTGGGCATTGCGCGCGCACTCGCGCAGCAACCGGCCGTGCTGCTGGCCGACGAGCCCACTTCGTCGCTCGATCCCAAGACCTCCATCGAAATCATCCAGCTGCTGCGCGAGCAAGGCATTCAACGCAAGATTCCGGTGATGGTCAACATCCACGACGTGGAACTCGCCCGCAGCTTTGCCGACCGCATCATCGGCATGACCGGTGGCCATGTGGTCTACGACGGCGCACCCGAAGGTTTGTCCGAAGACCACCTCACGCAGATCTACGGAGGCAAGGCATGGCTGGAGTGA
- the phnD gene encoding phosphate/phosphite/phosphonate ABC transporter substrate-binding protein produces MALAAASAASFAQDNCANRGDLDSQFCDANKDLVADTPTDAKKLKDPSTLVFAFTPVEDPSIYEKLFRPFMGHLSQCVGKKVVFFPVQSNAAQIEAMRSGRLHIAAFSPGPVNFAVNLAGAVPFAIRGNDQGPVGMNLKMIVQKGSSYQKLDDLKGKRIAHTSPSSNSGNLAPRALFPKLGITPDKDYKVVYSGKHDQSILGVKTGDYDAAPVASDVLQHMTDRGVVGKDDFRVLYTSEMFPTDAYAFAYNLAPALQEKIKGCFFDYKVPAEMAKGLGGDRFLPITYKKDWQLVRDVAQASGESFTREAFDKAAQKK; encoded by the coding sequence ATGGCCCTCGCGGCCGCCTCCGCCGCCAGCTTCGCGCAAGACAACTGCGCCAACCGCGGCGATCTGGACAGCCAGTTCTGCGACGCCAACAAGGACCTCGTGGCCGACACGCCCACGGACGCCAAGAAGCTGAAAGACCCCAGCACGCTGGTGTTCGCTTTCACGCCCGTGGAAGATCCTTCCATCTACGAAAAGCTGTTCCGCCCCTTCATGGGCCACCTCTCGCAGTGCGTGGGCAAGAAGGTCGTGTTCTTCCCGGTGCAATCCAACGCCGCGCAGATCGAAGCCATGCGCTCGGGCCGTCTGCACATCGCAGCGTTCTCGCCAGGCCCTGTGAACTTCGCGGTGAATCTGGCCGGCGCCGTGCCGTTCGCCATCCGTGGCAACGACCAGGGCCCCGTCGGCATGAACCTCAAGATGATCGTGCAAAAGGGCAGCAGCTACCAGAAGCTCGATGACCTCAAGGGCAAGCGCATCGCGCACACCTCGCCATCGTCGAACTCCGGCAATCTGGCTCCGCGCGCGCTGTTCCCCAAGCTCGGCATCACCCCCGACAAGGACTACAAGGTCGTCTACTCCGGCAAGCATGACCAGTCCATCCTCGGCGTGAAGACCGGCGACTACGACGCCGCCCCCGTCGCCAGCGACGTGCTGCAGCACATGACCGACCGCGGCGTGGTCGGCAAGGACGACTTCCGCGTGCTCTACACCAGCGAGATGTTCCCGACCGACGCCTACGCGTTCGCCTACAACCTCGCCCCCGCACTGCAGGAAAAGATCAAGGGCTGCTTCTTCGACTACAAGGTCCCCGCCGAAATGGCCAAGGGTCTGGGTGGCGATCGCTTCCTGCCCATCACCTACAAGAAAGACTGGCAACTGGTGCGCGACGTAGCCCAGGCCTCCGGCGAATCCTTCACCCGCGAAGCCTTCGACAAGGCCGCGCAAAAGAAGTAA
- a CDS encoding response regulator transcription factor, giving the protein MKVLLVEDDLDLSAALSRVLTRRGIHVEHCTDGVQALVHLSAGQYDVVMLDLGLPVMDGLQLVSKIRAKGNEVPVLVVTARGAVGDKVAGLNAGADDYLAKPFDLDELEARLRALCRRAGGSAGEMRCGRLRVERASHVAYVDGKALELTPRESALLAALMERPGHAVTKERLTALVFPSDQATQADAVEVVAHRLRKKLLNTDVQITTLRGVGYLIRESVVDESAN; this is encoded by the coding sequence ATGAAGGTGCTGCTGGTCGAAGACGATCTGGACCTGAGCGCTGCCTTGTCGCGCGTGCTCACGCGGCGCGGCATCCATGTCGAGCATTGCACCGATGGCGTGCAGGCGCTGGTGCATCTGAGTGCCGGGCAGTACGACGTGGTGATGCTCGATCTCGGCCTGCCGGTGATGGATGGGCTGCAGCTCGTGTCCAAAATCCGTGCCAAGGGCAACGAGGTGCCGGTGCTGGTGGTGACGGCGCGCGGCGCGGTGGGCGACAAGGTCGCGGGGCTCAATGCCGGTGCCGACGACTACCTCGCCAAGCCCTTCGATCTGGATGAGCTGGAAGCGCGCCTGCGTGCGCTGTGCCGCCGCGCGGGCGGCAGTGCGGGCGAGATGCGCTGCGGGCGCTTGCGGGTCGAGCGCGCATCGCATGTGGCCTATGTGGACGGCAAGGCGCTGGAACTCACGCCGCGCGAATCGGCGCTGCTGGCCGCGTTGATGGAACGCCCCGGCCATGCCGTGACCAAGGAGCGTTTGACGGCGCTGGTGTTCCCGTCCGATCAGGCCACGCAGGCCGATGCGGTGGAGGTGGTGGCGCATCGCTTGCGCAAGAAGTTGCTGAACACGGATGTGCAGATCACCACGCTGCGCGGCGTGGGTTATCTGATTCGCGAAAGCGTGGTGGATGAAAGCGCGAACTGA